The Cannabis sativa cultivar Pink pepper isolate KNU-18-1 chromosome 8, ASM2916894v1, whole genome shotgun sequence genomic interval ACATTGAACTCTACTATACTCTTTTTCGTGATACGCTTTAaatgtagtatatatatagtcaCTCTCCTCTGacctaaaattatataaaattatttattatatatattaattacataattCTGACCATCTTATTTTGGATCATTTTTCtgccatttttgtttttaaaatatttattatacttCTGGTCATACTCTCAGAAAATtcatcatacaataataaatgatcatctttttctttgaaactcatcaactttatttattttatttttttacataatcAAATGGTCcatgtatataataataataatttacttttattttaacttaaattaatttttttattttttttattttaggtgGTCGGCTATAGCAACTCATTTGGCAAAAAGAACAGATAATGAAATAAAGAATTATTGGAACACACATCTAAAGAAACGTTTAGCCAAAATGGGAATTGACCCAATTACCCACAAACCAAAGAACGACAATCTTCTCTCTCAACAAGACGGTGGTCAATCCAAGAACGCCGCTAACTTAAGCCACATGGCTCAGTGGGAAAGCGCTCGGCTCGAAGCCGAAGCTCGGCTCGTTAGAGAGTCCAAGCTTCGTACCACTACCAACAACAATATCATTCATCATCATAATCATTTCTTCCTTCATCATAatctcatcaacaacaacactaCCATCGGCTCGGCTTCAGCTTCATCAGCTTCGGCTTCAACTCACCTTATTGACAAAACGACGTCGTCTTCCCATGTGTTTATTGAGTCTGCCACGTGGAACAATActagtggtggtggtggtggggtCCGCAGTGACCTTGAGTCACCCACATCTACATTAACATTTTCTGAGAACGCGCCGCCGTCCATGGCTGCCGGAGATACTACTACCGCCACCGCCTCGGAGAGTAATGGTGAGATCTTTAAAGAAGAATATTTGGGAGAACAAAATTGGAaaggtaataataataataaaaattgtgaagaagaggaagatgaagatgggttagatgataataataattcattaaTGTTGTCATTTAATATTAATGGAGATCATCAAGGCTTTACTAGTCTTTTGCTTAATAATAATATCTCCGAGGAGCCTAGCTGTTCCGGTGGCGGTGGCGCCGAAAAtggtagtggtggtggtggaAGTGGAAGTAGTGAACATAATAATTATGGAGATAATGAGAATTATTGGAATAGTATTCTCAATTTGGTGAATTCTTCTCCATCAGATTCTCCTATGttctaatatttaagtatgtagTAGCTATATTATAAGAACCCTAGTTAAATTAAAGAacactttttctttgtttaattttaattttaatgttaattattatattgtGATTAATTTGTTATAATAGTTAGATTAATTCATTAATAGGTGtgcatataattattaattaatgataaTGCCAACCAAATTTAATTTCTATCAGCTAGTTTGGTACGTTTTGAAATGAGTGGAGTAGTCCGTGTTCTTATATATGTCTCAatacttttatatttaatcCACGTGGGACAATGTTCACAATATTCCCCCTTAAGATGATGGCTATTTTTTGCTCATCAATCTTGAATCGTATTAGAGTACATGGTGACTTGCCCGCAAGGGATATAGCTCTGATACTatgtagcccatgttcttata includes:
- the LOC115701410 gene encoding transcription factor MYB106; translated protein: MGRSPCCDKVGLKKGPWTPEEDQKLLAYIEQHGHGSWRALPAKAGLQRCGKSCRLRWTNYLRPDIKRGKFSLQEEQTIIQLHALLGNRWSAIATHLAKRTDNEIKNYWNTHLKKRLAKMGIDPITHKPKNDNLLSQQDGGQSKNAANLSHMAQWESARLEAEARLVRESKLRTTTNNNIIHHHNHFFLHHNLINNNTTIGSASASSASASTHLIDKTTSSSHVFIESATWNNTSGGGGGVRSDLESPTSTLTFSENAPPSMAAGDTTTATASESNGEIFKEEYLGEQNWKGNNNNKNCEEEEDEDGLDDNNNSLMLSFNINGDHQGFTSLLLNNNISEEPSCSGGGGAENGSGGGGSGSSEHNNYGDNENYWNSILNLVNSSPSDSPMF